Proteins co-encoded in one Luteolibacter sp. Y139 genomic window:
- a CDS encoding Ig-like domain-containing protein, whose translation MFAGGLDAPQPVGAYFNGVFPATAPGSATGWTSQNAFPNLTFIDPMWLAEIPGTNEFLLVGKNGQLWRFPNNPAVTQEQVVKVLDVSAKTQTSEDQGFYRLAFHPQFGQVGSPNANYVYVTYSHKPALAGADADHSYWRLSRFTWLPGSGTIDPASEMVLINQYDPHRWHNGGGIFFGTDGFLYTVVGDGSEWIDSNNTSQHIDQGLLSGILRIDVNNDPAKSHAIARQPVEDPIWGKPVGWPQSSTQGYGIPNNNPWQNPGNVLEEFYAIGFRSPHTMHYDAVTGDIYVGDVGQGTREELTRVTAAGANAQWGYQEGTVAGPKAKPVPLIGVDQVPLVDYGRDVGGCIIGGMRYRGAKWNSLLGGKVLYGDHLTGEVWSATLDSGGGAPVIEELVSGGFIVGNKAGLANFCTDSTGEVYMMNLNGTNQDGGTILKLTTAGVSVEPPALLSQTGVFTNLATLQTAQGVIPYDVANPLWSDGAAKKRWMILPNDGTHDTPHEDIVFSEEGNWVFPAGTVFVKHFEIGTDENNPAAVKRLETRFLICTAGGGKYGVTYKWNAAGTDAVLLTSGVDETYNVALAGGGTETRTWSYPSRAQCLLCHNAASGQALGVRTHSLNRSFHYNLTGRDANQLETFNELGMFDQTLTAEDLANFIEARSLDDETAPLEHRVRSYLDSNCSHCHRPGGPVSYFDARLGTPLNVQGLINGMIQGHFSMGPDGRYLKPSDPELSALHVRLSNVGNGAAMPPLAKNVVDQKAVDLLQEYLESLTAEEFTLTPSPQARYIMLSAYSEVHGYDFTSVGEFSVLDGNGVPIPISEQSIAFVNSEELVDAYSPASRIIDGNIDSFWHTAWEGTGLGPLNPNYVGIDLGSVRSIGGFVYTPRQQPVGGPVTDQNGRIASYDVHYSNDMETWTQIDHGTWPNSNAAQRFDGLAGKRKARCHIGGPVGAVNGPFDVTIVFDMDVADFTAADVQVAGGTVTGLRGKGYYYVASISPIQPSVTVSVPADKANLGGLGSRASNSLGISYEDLVPPAAVLTGMPVQVSGAFLLHLSFGEPVTGFAAPDLVLTNATLNTIVPDGDEYVLNLTATAEGAVMVRVADGAVTDIAGNPSTGTAATTVNFTRLLARNANEYFYIGGGMQIVTSAGSPVGHYMVLPDGDYPNNQLLPVKTQHRAEYRFVVPYAGQWRLRGLVRPASSSSDSFWIEIDGNQAAGTVYQWDANPLGSAYVWDLVSNFGGADPVVLNLTAGQHTVTVYGRDDGTRLARLELESVRPFAALTGPTGGVDGPFQATLEFSESVTGLGIGDFAVSGATVTAVNGSGSSYTVSLTPLAPVMTISLAQNTVTSGTGAGNFASNSILVVGSSAYQQWAALHGLDGLAGTQLADEDGDGIPKLLEFAFNLDPTKAKVSIYNPALLPASGLPRMFLAPGPVLTLQYIRRKGDTGLTYTPQFGSSPGVFTNAIGVPLVESLDADWERVTIPDSGAPGATKRFGRVLVTLAAP comes from the coding sequence ATCCGGCGGTGACCCAGGAGCAGGTGGTGAAGGTGCTGGATGTATCGGCGAAGACGCAGACCTCCGAGGACCAGGGCTTCTACCGTCTGGCGTTCCATCCGCAGTTCGGGCAAGTGGGTTCGCCGAACGCGAACTACGTCTACGTGACCTACAGTCACAAGCCGGCGCTGGCCGGTGCGGATGCGGATCATAGCTACTGGCGGCTGTCGCGATTCACGTGGCTGCCGGGGAGCGGGACGATCGATCCGGCGAGCGAGATGGTGCTGATCAACCAGTATGATCCGCACCGCTGGCACAATGGCGGCGGCATCTTCTTCGGAACGGATGGTTTTCTCTACACGGTGGTCGGCGATGGCAGCGAGTGGATCGATAGCAACAACACCAGCCAGCACATCGACCAAGGCCTGTTGAGCGGGATTCTCCGCATCGACGTGAACAACGACCCGGCGAAGTCGCATGCGATCGCCCGCCAACCGGTCGAAGATCCGATCTGGGGCAAGCCGGTGGGATGGCCGCAGAGCAGCACACAGGGCTACGGGATTCCCAACAACAACCCATGGCAGAACCCGGGCAACGTGCTGGAAGAGTTTTATGCGATCGGTTTCCGCAGTCCGCACACGATGCACTACGATGCGGTGACCGGTGACATCTACGTCGGCGATGTAGGGCAGGGGACGCGAGAGGAACTGACGCGCGTGACCGCTGCGGGCGCGAATGCGCAGTGGGGCTATCAGGAAGGCACGGTGGCTGGACCAAAGGCGAAGCCGGTGCCGTTGATTGGCGTGGATCAGGTGCCGTTGGTGGATTACGGCCGGGACGTTGGCGGGTGCATCATCGGTGGCATGCGCTATCGCGGCGCGAAATGGAACAGCCTGCTCGGCGGGAAGGTTTTGTATGGCGATCACCTGACCGGCGAGGTGTGGAGTGCCACGCTGGATTCGGGCGGTGGCGCGCCGGTCATCGAGGAATTGGTGAGCGGTGGATTCATCGTGGGCAACAAGGCCGGGCTCGCGAACTTCTGCACCGACTCCACGGGCGAGGTCTACATGATGAACCTCAACGGCACGAATCAGGACGGCGGGACGATCCTGAAGCTCACCACTGCCGGTGTGTCGGTGGAGCCGCCAGCGCTGCTTTCCCAGACCGGGGTTTTCACCAATCTGGCCACGCTGCAGACGGCGCAGGGGGTGATCCCGTATGACGTGGCGAATCCACTGTGGTCGGATGGCGCGGCGAAGAAGCGCTGGATGATCCTGCCGAATGATGGGACGCATGACACGCCGCACGAGGACATCGTTTTCAGTGAGGAGGGGAACTGGGTGTTTCCTGCTGGCACGGTCTTCGTGAAGCACTTCGAGATCGGGACGGATGAGAACAATCCGGCGGCGGTGAAGCGGCTGGAGACGCGCTTCCTGATCTGCACCGCGGGCGGAGGGAAATACGGAGTCACCTACAAGTGGAATGCCGCGGGCACAGATGCTGTGCTACTGACGAGCGGCGTGGACGAGACCTATAATGTGGCTCTCGCCGGTGGCGGCACGGAGACACGGACCTGGAGCTATCCCTCGCGCGCGCAGTGCTTGCTTTGCCACAATGCGGCTTCGGGCCAGGCACTCGGGGTACGCACGCATTCGCTGAACCGCAGCTTCCACTACAACCTCACCGGCCGTGATGCGAACCAGCTCGAGACTTTCAATGAGCTCGGGATGTTCGACCAGACGCTGACCGCGGAGGATCTGGCGAATTTCATCGAGGCCCGCTCGCTTGATGACGAGACCGCGCCGCTGGAGCACCGGGTGCGATCGTATCTCGATTCGAATTGCTCGCACTGTCATCGGCCGGGTGGGCCGGTGAGTTACTTCGACGCTCGTCTTGGCACCCCGCTGAATGTGCAGGGGCTGATCAACGGGATGATCCAGGGGCATTTCTCGATGGGTCCCGATGGGCGCTATTTGAAGCCGAGTGATCCGGAGCTTTCCGCGCTGCACGTGCGGCTCTCGAACGTGGGCAATGGTGCGGCGATGCCACCGCTGGCGAAGAACGTGGTGGATCAGAAGGCGGTGGATCTCTTGCAGGAGTATCTGGAAAGCCTGACCGCGGAGGAGTTCACGCTCACCCCGTCGCCACAGGCGCGCTACATCATGCTCTCCGCCTATAGCGAGGTGCATGGCTATGACTTCACCTCGGTGGGTGAGTTTTCCGTGCTGGATGGGAATGGCGTGCCAATCCCGATCTCGGAGCAATCGATCGCCTTCGTGAACAGCGAGGAGCTGGTGGATGCCTATTCGCCGGCGTCCCGGATCATCGATGGCAATATCGACAGCTTTTGGCACACCGCGTGGGAGGGCACCGGCCTGGGGCCGCTGAATCCCAACTACGTCGGCATCGACCTGGGCTCGGTGCGTTCGATTGGTGGCTTCGTTTACACACCGCGGCAGCAGCCGGTGGGCGGGCCGGTCACCGACCAGAACGGCCGCATTGCCAGCTACGACGTGCATTACAGCAACGACATGGAGACGTGGACGCAGATCGACCACGGCACGTGGCCGAACAGCAATGCCGCGCAGCGCTTCGATGGTCTGGCCGGGAAACGCAAGGCGCGCTGCCACATCGGCGGGCCGGTCGGGGCGGTGAACGGGCCTTTCGACGTGACCATCGTGTTCGACATGGACGTCGCGGATTTCACGGCAGCCGATGTTCAGGTGGCCGGAGGCACCGTGACCGGATTGCGTGGCAAGGGCTACTACTACGTGGCTAGTATCTCGCCGATCCAGCCATCGGTGACGGTAAGCGTGCCGGCGGACAAGGCGAATCTCGGCGGTCTCGGTAGCCGGGCATCGAACTCGCTCGGCATCAGCTATGAGGACCTTGTTCCGCCGGCTGCCGTGCTCACGGGAATGCCGGTGCAGGTGTCGGGAGCCTTCCTGCTCCACCTGAGCTTCGGCGAGCCGGTGACAGGGTTTGCCGCGCCGGATCTGGTGCTGACGAATGCCACGCTGAATACGATCGTGCCGGACGGTGACGAGTATGTGCTGAATCTCACCGCGACTGCGGAAGGCGCGGTGATGGTCCGCGTGGCGGACGGCGCGGTCACGGACATCGCGGGCAATCCTTCGACGGGTACCGCGGCGACGACGGTGAACTTCACCCGGTTGCTGGCTCGAAATGCCAACGAGTATTTCTACATCGGCGGTGGCATGCAGATCGTCACCAGTGCGGGTTCGCCGGTGGGGCATTACATGGTGCTGCCGGATGGCGATTACCCGAACAACCAATTGCTGCCGGTGAAGACGCAGCATCGGGCGGAGTATCGCTTCGTGGTGCCGTATGCCGGGCAGTGGCGCTTGCGCGGATTGGTTCGTCCGGCGAGCAGCAGCTCGGATTCCTTCTGGATCGAGATCGACGGCAACCAGGCGGCGGGCACGGTCTATCAATGGGACGCCAACCCGCTCGGCTCGGCCTACGTGTGGGATCTGGTGAGCAACTTCGGGGGGGCGGATCCGGTGGTGCTGAATCTAACGGCGGGCCAACACACGGTGACGGTGTATGGCCGCGATGATGGGACCCGCCTGGCTCGCCTGGAGCTGGAGAGCGTGCGTCCATTCGCCGCTCTCACTGGACCGACGGGAGGTGTGGATGGCCCGTTCCAAGCGACGCTGGAATTTTCTGAAAGCGTGACGGGTCTTGGTATCGGCGACTTCGCCGTGAGCGGTGCCACCGTGACGGCGGTGAATGGCTCGGGGAGCAGCTACACGGTATCCCTGACGCCACTAGCTCCCGTGATGACGATCTCGCTCGCTCAGAATACGGTCACCAGTGGCACTGGTGCGGGGAACTTCGCCTCGAACTCGATCCTCGTGGTGGGTTCCAGTGCCTACCAGCAATGGGCTGCGCTCCATGGCTTGGACGGCTTGGCGGGGACGCAACTGGCGGATGAGGACGGGGACGGTATTCCAAAGCTGTTGGAGTTCGCCTTCAACCTCGACCCGACGAAGGCCAAGGTGTCGATCTACAATCCGGCGCTGCTTCCTGCCTCGGGGCTGCCGCGGATGTTCCTGGCTCCCGGTCCGGTGCTAACCCTCCAGTACATCCGCCGGAAGGGGGACACGGGATTGACCTACACGCCGCAGTTCGGGTCCTCGCCGGGTGTCTTTACCAATGCGATCGGAGTTCCCTTGGTCGAAAGTCTCGATGCGGATTGGGAGAGGGTGACCATTCCGGATTCCGGTGCACCGGGTGCCACGAAGCGCTTCGGGCGGGTGCTGGTGACCTTGGCAGCGCCCTAA
- a CDS encoding Ig-like domain-containing protein: protein MIPEKPRSRGLARTTLLVAACLWTGFPSHAAAQTGGLDAPQAVGAFFNNTFPQSAPGSVSGWQAVNAFPNLTFVDPLSMREIPGTNQFLLVGKNGQLWRFDNNPAVTQGQVVKVLEWVANTQSSEDQGFYSAVFHPQFGQSGSPNANYVYVCYNNKPALSGADANHSFWRVSRFTWQPASGTLDPASEYVLINQYDRCRWHNGGAMFFGNDGFLYVDCGDGGDSAEGGGLNGADGALSRTQRLDWGLFSGVFRIDVNNDPTKSHAIRRQPQSPTNKPAGWPASFSQGYGIPNDNPWLDAGGSRLEEYWSLGLRSPHTMHYDATNGDIWIGDVGEGSREEMTRAPKGSNAQWGFKEGSINGPGAVPAPVIGTQEIPGYDYSHSEGSCIIGGMRYRGAKWNSLLGGKLLFGDHVRGRIWTATLDSGGGAPVVEEIVSGFHTGDKAGLGNFCTDSAGEVYLMDLNGTNNAGGTIRKLTTAGIANEPPQFLSQTGVFTNLATLTTAAGVIPYSVANPLWSDAAAKKRWIILPNDGSHNTAAEKITFSEEGNWVFPAGTVFVKHFEVALDENNPASVKRLETRFLICTDAGGKYGVTYKWNAAGTDAELMTSGLSESYNVALAGGGVETRNWSYPSRADCLLCHNAAAGQALGVRTHALNKTFHYNATGRDANQLATFNALGMFDVTLTAAQIENFIEARAIDDTTAPIEHRVRSYLDSNCSHCHQPGSTVPYFDARLGTPLKVQGLVNGVIQGHFDLGPNGRYMKPGDADLSAVHVRMSNVNNGAAMPPLAKNVVDQKAVTLVHDYLQGLNSAEFILTPASPMARYVKLTAGTTAADTEVNGNAWSSVGEFSILGGDGAAIPISVLSVYQVDSEETVNEMAPATRAIDGDPNTFWHTEWGGPDPVGPHFITIDLGSLRSVGGFIYTPRQNSQNGRIKAYKVEYSTDATNWTQMTSGTWPNSTASQTYTGLVGHRRARCQIAGPSATVSGPFDVTVVFDYDVTDFTASDLQVTGGTVTGLRGKGYYYVARISPTAANVTVSVPADAVNPDGLGSRASSALAVGYVDNQPPVPVFTSVPAQVNGSFQVSLNFGEAVTGLNAADFTVINGTLGSIVPNGAAYTITVTPSVSGAVGLELRDGAVTDLAGNVMGEGKVASTMFVPWRTVFEAESGTITGGFVQVADASASGGNYVWVPQDSRAGVTTLNTALKISYNVIIPRTGQYLVHGLVRSDDQSSDSLYIGFDGATPSDWHTNQTAGQVGSLQFLWDVANSSRAPATNPTIFNLTAGSHTMEIYGRDDGTRLDRLEIRSLRPLPLWSGPALVIGGPFNATLSFSETVTGLVAGDISITGGQILSVTGSDDTYTVQVQPTASTVTMMLPDNSVLDSGGSGNHASENYSVIFRTTYEEWALSHGVNGSAASQLADEDGDGIAKLLEFAFNLNPTASDRSTYNPAVLPGSGLPRMIVGSGPTLSLQYLRRKGVAGLSYTAQFGATLADFANASGTAVVESIDDDWERVTISDSGAGAPSRFGRVVVTLAP from the coding sequence ATGATCCCGGAGAAACCCAGAAGCCGGGGGCTCGCTCGAACCACTCTCCTGGTCGCGGCATGTTTGTGGACGGGCTTTCCGTCGCATGCAGCCGCTCAGACGGGAGGGCTCGATGCGCCCCAAGCGGTCGGTGCCTTTTTCAACAACACCTTTCCCCAGTCGGCTCCCGGCTCCGTGAGCGGGTGGCAGGCGGTGAACGCGTTCCCGAACCTGACGTTCGTGGATCCGCTTTCGATGAGGGAGATTCCGGGGACGAACCAGTTCCTGCTGGTCGGGAAGAACGGGCAGCTGTGGCGCTTCGACAACAACCCGGCGGTGACGCAGGGCCAGGTGGTGAAGGTGCTGGAGTGGGTGGCGAACACGCAGTCCTCGGAGGACCAGGGGTTTTACTCGGCGGTGTTCCATCCGCAATTCGGGCAATCGGGATCGCCGAACGCGAACTACGTCTACGTCTGCTACAACAACAAGCCGGCGCTTTCCGGGGCCGATGCGAATCATAGCTTCTGGCGCGTCTCGCGGTTCACGTGGCAGCCGGCGAGCGGCACGCTCGATCCGGCGAGTGAGTATGTGCTGATCAACCAGTATGACCGCTGCCGCTGGCACAATGGCGGTGCGATGTTCTTCGGCAACGACGGCTTCCTTTACGTCGACTGTGGTGATGGTGGCGACAGTGCCGAGGGTGGAGGATTGAACGGTGCCGATGGTGCGCTCAGCCGCACGCAGCGCCTGGACTGGGGTCTCTTCAGCGGGGTCTTCCGGATCGACGTCAACAACGACCCGACCAAGTCGCATGCGATCCGGCGTCAACCGCAGAGCCCGACCAACAAGCCGGCCGGTTGGCCCGCGAGCTTCTCGCAGGGCTATGGGATTCCTAACGACAATCCGTGGCTCGATGCGGGTGGCTCGCGGCTGGAGGAGTATTGGTCGCTCGGCCTGCGCAGTCCGCACACGATGCACTACGATGCCACGAATGGTGACATCTGGATCGGCGACGTGGGCGAAGGTTCGCGCGAGGAAATGACCCGCGCGCCCAAGGGCAGCAATGCGCAGTGGGGATTCAAGGAGGGCTCGATCAATGGACCGGGTGCGGTTCCAGCGCCGGTGATCGGGACGCAGGAAATCCCGGGGTACGATTATTCGCACAGCGAGGGTAGCTGCATCATCGGTGGCATGCGCTACCGCGGGGCGAAGTGGAATAGCCTGCTCGGCGGCAAGCTGCTCTTCGGTGATCACGTGCGGGGACGGATCTGGACTGCCACGCTCGACAGCGGTGGCGGCGCGCCGGTGGTGGAGGAGATCGTCAGCGGCTTCCATACCGGCGACAAGGCGGGGCTGGGGAACTTCTGCACGGACAGTGCGGGCGAGGTCTATCTGATGGATCTCAATGGGACCAACAATGCCGGCGGCACCATTCGCAAGCTGACCACTGCCGGCATCGCCAATGAGCCGCCGCAGTTCCTTTCGCAGACGGGTGTCTTCACCAATCTCGCGACGCTCACGACGGCTGCGGGTGTGATTCCCTACAGCGTGGCGAATCCGCTGTGGTCGGATGCCGCGGCGAAGAAGCGCTGGATCATCCTGCCGAATGACGGCTCCCATAACACGGCGGCGGAGAAGATCACCTTCAGCGAGGAGGGGAACTGGGTGTTCCCTGCCGGCACCGTCTTCGTGAAGCACTTCGAAGTGGCGCTGGACGAGAACAATCCGGCGTCGGTGAAGCGGCTCGAGACGCGCTTCCTGATCTGTACGGATGCGGGCGGGAAGTATGGCGTCACCTACAAGTGGAACGCCGCGGGCACGGATGCCGAGCTCATGACGAGCGGGCTTTCGGAGAGCTACAATGTGGCCCTTGCCGGTGGCGGGGTGGAGACGCGGAACTGGAGCTACCCGTCGCGTGCCGATTGCTTGCTCTGCCACAATGCGGCTGCGGGGCAGGCGCTTGGTGTGCGGACGCACGCGCTAAACAAGACCTTCCATTACAATGCGACCGGGCGCGACGCCAACCAGCTCGCCACTTTCAATGCGCTCGGGATGTTCGATGTGACGCTGACAGCGGCGCAGATCGAGAACTTCATCGAAGCCCGGGCGATCGACGACACCACCGCACCGATCGAGCATCGCGTGCGCTCGTATCTCGACTCGAACTGCTCGCATTGCCACCAGCCGGGATCGACCGTGCCGTATTTCGATGCACGGCTGGGGACGCCGCTGAAGGTGCAGGGGCTGGTGAACGGGGTCATCCAAGGCCACTTCGATCTCGGTCCGAATGGCCGCTACATGAAGCCGGGTGATGCGGATCTCTCCGCAGTCCATGTGCGGATGTCGAATGTGAACAACGGGGCCGCGATGCCGCCGCTGGCGAAGAATGTGGTGGATCAGAAGGCGGTGACTTTGGTGCACGATTATCTCCAGGGTCTCAATAGCGCGGAATTCATCCTGACGCCTGCGTCGCCGATGGCGCGCTACGTGAAGCTGACTGCGGGAACCACCGCTGCTGACACGGAGGTAAATGGCAATGCGTGGAGCTCGGTGGGCGAGTTCAGCATTCTCGGCGGCGATGGCGCTGCCATCCCGATTTCCGTGCTCTCCGTCTATCAGGTCGATAGCGAGGAGACGGTGAATGAGATGGCTCCCGCGACCCGCGCGATCGATGGTGACCCGAATACCTTCTGGCACACCGAGTGGGGTGGCCCCGATCCAGTCGGCCCGCACTTCATCACGATCGACCTGGGGTCGCTGCGCAGCGTGGGTGGCTTCATTTACACGCCGCGCCAGAATTCCCAGAACGGGAGAATCAAGGCATACAAGGTGGAGTACAGCACCGACGCGACGAACTGGACGCAGATGACGAGCGGCACGTGGCCGAATAGCACGGCGTCGCAGACCTACACCGGCCTGGTGGGTCACCGGAGGGCTCGCTGCCAGATCGCGGGTCCATCCGCCACGGTCAGCGGTCCCTTCGATGTCACGGTGGTATTCGACTACGATGTGACGGATTTTACGGCGAGCGACCTGCAAGTTACGGGTGGCACGGTCACCGGCCTGCGGGGCAAGGGCTACTACTATGTGGCTCGTATTTCACCGACGGCGGCGAATGTGACCGTGTCGGTGCCGGCCGATGCGGTGAATCCGGATGGCCTTGGCAGCCGGGCATCTTCCGCGCTCGCGGTGGGATATGTCGATAACCAGCCACCGGTGCCGGTGTTCACGAGCGTGCCGGCGCAGGTGAACGGGTCATTCCAGGTCAGCCTGAATTTCGGCGAGGCGGTGACGGGCTTGAATGCCGCGGACTTCACGGTGATCAATGGCACGCTCGGATCGATCGTTCCGAATGGCGCGGCCTACACGATCACAGTGACCCCGTCGGTATCCGGTGCGGTGGGATTGGAGCTGCGTGATGGGGCGGTGACCGACTTGGCGGGCAACGTGATGGGCGAAGGCAAGGTGGCTTCGACAATGTTCGTGCCGTGGCGCACGGTATTCGAGGCCGAGAGCGGGACCATCACCGGAGGATTCGTCCAGGTGGCAGATGCCTCAGCCAGTGGCGGGAATTACGTGTGGGTGCCGCAGGACAGCAGAGCCGGGGTGACGACGCTGAACACGGCGCTGAAGATCAGCTACAACGTGATCATTCCGCGGACCGGCCAGTACCTTGTGCACGGTCTGGTGAGGTCCGATGACCAGAGCAGCGACTCGCTCTACATCGGCTTCGACGGTGCGACGCCTTCCGACTGGCACACGAATCAAACGGCGGGCCAGGTGGGCTCGTTGCAATTCCTGTGGGATGTGGCGAACAGCTCGCGGGCTCCGGCGACGAATCCGACGATCTTCAACCTGACGGCAGGTTCCCACACGATGGAAATCTATGGCCGTGACGATGGCACGCGACTCGATCGACTGGAGATCCGGTCGCTTCGTCCGCTGCCATTGTGGAGCGGTCCCGCGCTGGTGATCGGGGGACCGTTCAATGCAACGCTGAGCTTCTCGGAGACGGTCACAGGATTGGTGGCCGGAGATATTTCCATCACGGGAGGGCAGATCCTTTCCGTGACGGGCAGTGATGATACCTACACGGTGCAGGTGCAGCCGACCGCGTCGACGGTCACGATGATGCTGCCTGACAACTCGGTCCTCGATTCGGGGGGCAGCGGCAACCATGCGTCGGAGAACTATTCGGTGATCTTCCGGACTACGTACGAGGAGTGGGCGCTCAGCCACGGGGTGAACGGATCCGCGGCCTCGCAGCTCGCGGACGAGGACGGTGATGGCATCGCCAAGCTGCTGGAGTTTGCCTTCAACCTCAACCCGACGGCCTCCGATCGCTCGACCTACAATCCCGCCGTGCTCCCGGGCTCGGGGCTGCCGCGGATGATCGTGGGAAGCGGGCCGACGCTCTCGCTGCAGTACCTGCGGCGGAAGGGTGTGGCGGGGCTGAGCTACACGGCGCAGTTCGGGGCGACGCTGGCTGATTTCGCGAATGCGAGCGGCACGGCGGTCGTGGAGAGCATCGATGACGACTGGGAGCGGGTGACCATTTCCGATTCCGGGGCTGGCGCTCCGAGCCGTTTCGGGCGGGTGGTGGTGACCTTGGCTCCCTGA